A window of Gossypium raimondii isolate GPD5lz chromosome 7, ASM2569854v1, whole genome shotgun sequence genomic DNA:
AGCCATCAAGACAGATTAGAGATGAATTATGATTCTACTACCAACCAGCGGAGTGCAAGAAAGTAAGAGCAGTTTCAGTTTCCTACAAAAAAGGTAAGAAAAGGAACATGAAAGAACTTACAAATGTAATAGAGTACCCGGATTTCAGATCTTTAAAATCCTCCACTTCAAGTGAAGTAATATGCTTGAATATCTACCAGGTAATAATAGTTGAAAATAAGTAGACGAAGAAATAAGACAACAGTTCCATCTAAAATTACATAACAGGAAAACATCCagaattacatttaaaatataaaccaaaAATCAGTTTTGCAAAGTAAACTATGAACAGGAGGAAAGTTTTCACTTGAGGAGAGAAGTGACTTTACACCTCCTGATCCTCTTCAGTCAAAAGATCACCAAGAGCAGGATGACTCAAGAACTGCACATCAAGAAGGCCTGTGAATCTAAACATGATTCTAAAACATGGAGAAAGCAATAAGATAAGGTCCAATAAATTATTACGAAAAAATAGAAACACTTACAGCTGTTAACCAGAAATCAGGGATCTTCTTAATGATGTCTTTCCGTGTATCATAGACTGGTCTGCGTACCTCATTGTACTTCTGCTCCACTTCCAAGACTTCCTCACTCGCCTCCTCATTAATCTAATTATACCAAAACGGAACAAACGTATCCGTCAACATTAAATCACCTTCTCCATAATAAGGCACAATAACCTAAAATGACCCCTACAACCCCCATCACCCACCCCCCAAAAAAGAAGATTCAGGAAGCAAGAGGAACAGAACAATTAAAAGACTTGAGCTTTCAACAATGAATTCAGATGTATACAACAAATAATCAACATATAAATCCGATCAGATACAGAAACTAAGAGTAacacaataatattttaacatttattttatttgccaATGATAGAAATTACAACAATATTGATACttaaatcatttcaaacaactttcaattaaatttatcccagtaaatcaaaatgaaatccaaatttaaaaaaaaaatcaaattccacAAGCAGTTTTCTTGAAGTTCtcataaaccctaatttaaaatatatatatgcatagtATATAAATTATCGTAAAATgcaaacagaaaaataaaatgaacctTCTCAAGCTCGTCTTGGATCTCTTGAAGCTTTTCAATGGAAAGGACGAGGTCTTTATCGATTTGTTCAGAgttctcttcttctcctttctctgTTAATTTCACCTTCTTTCCTTTGTCCGCCACCATCTTATCTTTCTCtcaccaaatttaaaaaaaaaaaacaatcccTAAAAATTCAGGTT
This region includes:
- the LOC105787629 gene encoding NAP1-related protein 1 isoform X2; protein product: MVADKGKKVKLTEKGEEENSEQIDKDLVLSIEKLQEIQDELEKINEEASEEVLEVEQKYNEVRRPVYDTRKDIIKKIPDFWLTAFLSHPALGDLLTEEDQEIFKHITSLEVEDFKDLKSGYSITFNFNPNPYFEDSKLTKTFTFHDEGTKITATQIKWKEGMGLPNGVNHEKKGYKRQLAEESFFTWFTDAHQKDDMDEIHDEVAEIIKEDLWPNPLTYFNNEADEEDFDGDEEVVIN